One genomic segment of Syngnathus acus chromosome 1, fSynAcu1.2, whole genome shotgun sequence includes these proteins:
- the LOC119128733 gene encoding pannexin-1-like, whose product MAIAHVATEYVFSDFLLKDPTEAKYKGMRLELAADKIVTFLAVGLPLFLISLAFAQEVSVGTQISCFAPTNFSWRQAAYVDSFCWAAVQQQDDGSPLWLHKFFPYILLSLAILVYIPALFWRFTAAPHLSSDLKFIMEELDRFYNRAIKLAKNLASLDSKDKDASPETQSSALELAEGCFKYPLVEQYLKTKRFSHRLVVMYLACRGLTLIILLLACLYLGYYIQLASLTDEFACDLRTGVLTNDSRVPSAVQCKLVAVGVFRLLSYINLGVYVLLTPLVVYAAVGPARQSSNFLRPYEMLPGFGVLGLTTPFYNDLSIYLLFLQENLSELKSFKCLQVLELLQEAADEGLDTMCLLRTLGQVKTDVVDCKKGCPRNKAKPKEVTP is encoded by the exons ATGGCGATTGCCCACGTAGCAACAGAATACGTTTTTTCGGACTTTTTGTTGAAGGACCCCACGGAGGCAAAATACAAAGGAATGCGACTGGAGCTAGCCGCGGACAAAATAGTGACGTTTCTGGCTGTGGGACTACCTTTGTTTCTCATCTCGCTCGCTTTTGCTCAGGAGGTGTCTGTTG GTACACAAATCAGCTGCTTTGCTCCCACTAACTTCTCCTGGAGACAGGCAGCGTATGTGGATTCATTTTGCTGGGCAGCAGTACAACAACAGGATGATGGCTCACCATTATGGCTTCACAAG TTCTTTCCATATATCCTGCTCTCACTGGCCATCCTTGTGTACATCCCTGCCTTATTCTGGCGCTTCACTGCAGCCCCACATCTCTCCTCGGATCTCAAGTTCATAATGGAAGAGCTTGACCGCTTTTATAATCGGGCCATTAAACTGGCAAAAAATTTGGCATCATTGGATTCTAAGGATAAAGATGCTTCACCGGAAACACAGAG CAGTGCTTTGGAGCTGGCTGAGGGTTGCTTCAAATACCCTTTAGTTGAGCAATATCTCAAAACCAAGCGCTTCTCTCACCGCCTCGTGGTCATGTACTTGGCATGCCGAGGCTTGACTCTGATCATCCTGCTGCTCGCCTGCCTCTACCTGGGATACTACATCCAACTGGCTTCCCTTACCGATGAGTTTGCTTGTGACTTGCGCACAGGGGTGCTGACTAACGACAGCAGGGTACCCTCGGCCGTTCAGTGTAAGCTTGTGGCAGTGGGGGTCTTCCGGCTACTCAGCTACATCAACCTCGGGGTGTATGTGCTGCTCACCCCGCTGGTGGTGTACGCCGCCGTCGGACCTGCACGTCAGAGTTCCAACTTCCTGCGACCTTATGAGATGCTGCCAGGCTTTGGCGTTTTGGGGCTCACTACACCCTTCTACAACGACCTCAGCATCTATCTGCTCTTTCTGCAGGAAAACCTAAGTGAACTGAAATCCTTCAAGTGTCTGCAG GTGCTTGAGTTGTTGCAAGAAGCTGCTGATGAGGGCCTTGATACCATGTGCCTTCTGCGAACTCTGGGGCAGGTGAAGACAGATGTAGTGGACTGTAAGAAGGGATGTCCAAGAAACAAAGCTAAGCCTAAGGAAGTCACACCATAA
- the LOC119128747 gene encoding nuclear distribution protein nudE homolog 1-like: MGEPHNFATPQEELGFWKEQANRHQQRADEAQEELQEFQQMSRDYEAELETELKHCEARNKELLQDNNRLRMELDNIKEKFESQYADNFKHISNLEESLAETTAVKDHLQKYIRELEQSNDDLERTKRATIMSLEDFEQRMNHVIERNAFLESELDEKENLLESVQRLKDEARDLRQELAVRQKERRPSSSLGKDSDRPDLPCPSANNLQTPVTPSKPPSSFATPPAASIRRGDGLVGTPLTTSARISALNIVGELLRKVGNLESKLASCRDFVYDTSGTRPALPPATASPCGLDGGADIQASSMSPPPQYDSLVKRLEFGPAPPRGITQGAQSPQGGVKMLL, from the exons ATGGGCGAGCCACACAACTTTGCGACCCCACAAGAGGAGCTGGGCTTCTGGAAGGAGCAGGCTAATAGGCATCAGCAGAG GGCAGATGAAGCTCAGGAGGAACTGCAGGAGTTTCAGCAGATGAGTCGAGACTATGAAGCAGAGCTGGAAACTGAGCTGAAGCACTGTGAAGCTCGAAACAAGGAACTGCTACAAGACAACAACAGACTCCGTATGGAACTGGATAACATCAAG GAGAAGTTCGAGAGTCAGTACGCTGACAATTTTAAGCACATCTCCAACCTGGAGGAAAGTCTGGCAGAAACAACAGCAGTCAAAGATCACCTGCAGAAATATATCAGAGAACTAGAGCAGTCCAATGATGACCTTGAACGGACCAAAAG GGCTACCATCATGTCTCTGGAGGACTTTGAGCAGAGAATGAACCACGTTATTGAGAGGAATGCTTTTCTCGAGAGCGAGCTGGATGAGAAGGAGAACCTGCTTGAATCTGTTCAGAGGCTAAAAGACGAAGCCAGAG ATCTTCGCCAGGAGCTAGCAGTGCGACAGAAAGAAAGGCGACCATCCAGCAGTTTGGGCAAAGATTCCGATCGACCAGACCTGCCTTGCCCCTCCGCTAATAATCTCCAGACCCCCGTTACCCCGTCTAAGCCACCCAGCTCGTTTGCCACACCTCCTGCAGCCAGCATTCGACGAG GTGATGGTCTAGTAGGTACCCCGCTCACGACATCAGCAAGAATATCTGCACTGAACATTGTTGGGGAGCTGCTGAGAAAAGTTGGG AATCTAGAGTCCAAGCTGGCTTCATGTCGAGACTTTGTGTACGACACATCAGGCACCCGACCGGCGCTGCCACCCGCCACTGCTAGTCCATGTGGTCTGGACGGGGGGGCTGACATCCAAGCCAGCAGCATGAGTCCACCACCACAGTATGACAG TTTAGTGAAGAGGTTAGAGTTTGGACCAGCACCTCCGCGGGGAATCACTCAAGGTGCACAGTCTCCCCAAGGAGGAGTCAAGATGCTGCTGTGA